In a single window of the Gossypium hirsutum isolate 1008001.06 chromosome A13, Gossypium_hirsutum_v2.1, whole genome shotgun sequence genome:
- the LOC107919727 gene encoding uncharacterized membrane protein YuiD translates to MEEVMTVGDASARFRSISSTSSIIPSNVPLLSAFFAFALAQFLKLFTTWYKEKRWDSRRLVASGGMPSSHSATVTALAAAIGLQEGLGGSAFAIALVLACVVMYDASGVRLHAGRQAELLNQIVCELPPEHPVSSVRPLRDSLGHTPLQVLAGSILGCIVAFLMRTSS, encoded by the exons ATGGAGGAAGTAATGACGGTCGGTGATGCCTCGGCGAGGTTCCGATCAATCTCATCCACATCATCCATTATACCTTCCAACGTCCCCCTCCTCTCCGCTTTCTTTGCCTTCGCGCTCGCTCAATTCCTCAAGCTTTTCACTACTtg GTACAAGGAGAAGAGATGGGACTCTAGAAGGTTGGTTGCTTCGGGTGGAATGCCGTCATCACATTCAGCTACCGTGACTGCTCTTGCTGCTGCGATTGGATTGCAAGAAGGGCTTGGAGGATCAGCATTTGCCATTGCGCTTGTTTTGGCATGCGTT GTAATGTACGATGCTAGCGGTGTAAGACTTCATGCTGGTCGCCAGGCTGAA TTACTCAACCAAATTGTATGCGAGCTACCTCCTGAGCATCCTGTCTCCAGCGTCAGACCGTTACGAGATTCACTTGGTCATACGCCACTTCAG GTTCTTGCTGGGTCTATATTGGGTTGTATTGTAGCATTCCTCATGAGAACCTCCAGTTAG
- the LOC107919726 gene encoding GDSL esterase/lipase At5g55050, with product MKSMDSRRVLVGRNIMFFFLICVLGWSSKLSEAQMVPALFVFGDSQVDVGNNNHLFFSIAKANFPHNGVDFPTKKATGRYSNGKNAADFLAEKLGLSSSPAYLSLSSNTHASYMNGVSFASGGSGILNTSSQVLGQSIPLSDQVNNFLSVHKVMLQKMGTDGLEKHFSKSLFAIVIGSNDILNYFESEDEKDTPEHLVNLMVNNLKAEIKKLYGFGAHKILVSGVGAIGCVPAQRAKHSTHECNEEVNMWVVKYNEGLKEVLKGLKSELPGLNYAFLDLYGIMQKVIRDPSAHGFKEVRAACCGLGELRAKIPCLPFSSYCPNRADHVFWDLYHPTEAMSRIVADTVFDGPSEYCVPMNVRQLIAA from the exons ATGAAATCAATGGATAGCAGAAGAGTTTTGGTGGGGAGGAACATCATGTTCTTCTTCCTCATCTGCGTGCTTGGTTGGAGTTCGAAGCTGTCGGAAGCTCAAATGGTGCCGGCGTTATTTGTTTTCGGGGACTCCCAAGTTGATGTTGGAAACAACAACCACCTTTTCTTTTCCATTGCCAAGGCTAATTTTCCTCACAACGGCGTTGATTTTCCGACCAAGAAAGCAACCGGAAGATATTCTAATGGCAAGAATGCAGCAGATTTTCTGG CTGAAAAATTAGGGTTGTCAAGTTCACCAGCATATCTTTCTTTGTCAAGTAACACGCATGCATCATACATGAACGGTGTTAGCTTCGCCTCCGGTGGTTCCGGAATCTTGAATACCTCCAGTCAAGTTCTC GGGCAATCCATACCTCTTTCGGATCAAGTGAACAACTTCTTATCAGTGCATAAAGTCATGCTGCAGAAGATGGGAACTGATGGTTTAGAAAAACATTTTTCCAAGTCTCTTTTCGCCATTGTTATTGGTAGCAATGATATCTTGAATTACTTTGAATCCGAAGATGAAAAGGACACCCCGGAACATCTTGTGAATTTAATGGTTAACAACCTGAAAGCAGAAATCAAG AAATTATACGGATTCGGAGCGCATAAAATTTTGGTGTCAGGTGTTGGAGCAATAGGGTGCGTACCAGCACAAAGAGCCAAGCACAGCACCCATGAATGCAATGAAGAAGTAAACATGTGGGTAGTTAAGTACAATGAAGGGCTTAAAGAAGTATTAAAGGGGCTGAAATCAGAACTTCCAGGCCTAAACTACGCCTTCCTCGATTTGTATGGTATCATGCAAAAAGTCATCCGAGATCCATCGGCTCACG GGTTTAAAGAGGTACGAGCAGCCTGTTGTGGCCTTGGGGAACTGAGAGCAAAAATCCCTTGTTTGCCATTTTCAAGCTACTGCCCCAACAGGGCAGATCATGTTTTCTGGGATTTATACCATCCAACTGAGGCAATGTCTCGCATTGTTGCGGATACTGTTTTCGATGGCCCTTCCGAGTACTGTGTTCCCATGAATGTTCGGCAATTAATTGCtgcttaa